The Silene latifolia isolate original U9 population chromosome X, ASM4854445v1, whole genome shotgun sequence genome contains the following window.
AttacaaaaatgaaataaattaatcaaaaTGGAGTTGAAAAGACAAATTAAGTACCCTTAATTAAGGAACAaagaaattaaagtgtataaggCGGTACCTACGGTGGTTTCCGGCGACCAAAGGCAGCAATGCGGAGATATATAAATTACAATCGGTCTCTCTTAAGACGGGTATGGCGTTGCGAAATTAGGAGGCTTTATTGAACCAATTTGCCTTTGCCATGAGTTTCTTAAATTAAAgtgatattctctcgtgtaccctttttcattttctatgatatacccctTTTTTTATCCAAAAATTATGGGGATCAATCACCACTTCCCTAAAGCGGGGTCAGTTTTCGTATATACAATATTGATTTTGTCTCCCTCTCCCATACCCTCCATTtctctcttatttttttttttttttttttttggcacatTCTTATTTTGGTATTTAAACAAGACCTTAAAGCTTGTATCTCATCGTAAGTACGAATAAAAACAACAATCTTGTCAATTATATCGATACTAGGTAGTCTGCATCTCATTGTAAATATTATCTCTGTCCTAAAATCATTTGTTGTCGCTTTTTTTGAGACAAAGTTATCAAAGAAAAAGAAATTTGAAttgaccaattactaaatgacaagtggaataaattgagtgtgaatgatcaaattactcatcaaattcattcttaaaatagaaatgacaacaaatgactaAGACATCTCAAAATGAAAagggacaacaaatgaccgggacagagggagtaatatgTACGGACgggactaaggccctgttcttttggacttcaagtcacttaatttaatttcacttcagatcctataagttcagttcagatcctataagttcagttcagatccaataagttgattgattcgagatcctataagttcgattcagattcagatcttataagttgattcgatcctataagttgattcgattgattcgagatcctataagttgattcagatcttatacctcacttaatttaagttaacttcagatcctataagttaagttaagttgattcgatcctataagttgattcgaatcctataagttgattcgattcgagatcctataagttcgattcgattcgatccaataagttcgattcagatcctataagttgattcattcattcgattcgaatcttataagttgattcgattcgagatcgatAAGTTTGATCAAAAAAAGAATGCGCCTAACAAGACAAAACTCAAATCGTTTTCCTGATAGGACACGAACTAAAGGTAGCGATTAGAATAATTTCTAATTTGAATTTATACAAAATTTCAAGAGATAACACATTAATGGATGACAATTCCTGGTTgaggatatttttttttttttggtaacgagGGAACCCGTAAATGCTTATCTTCGGTGTCTGACTAGAACTCGCAGTGTGCGTGATAAAATGCGCAAAACCACGATATACTGGAAACCACCCGGAGGTGTGCCAAGTCATTGGCGTTTAACTCGCGCCAAAGAATActccacaagattttgctcttggTGAGGCTTGAACCTGAGTCTCCTGAGAATTTCACCCAAGTCTATTATTTTCAAGCACTTAAAATcttaatataaataaataaaatgacatTGAAGAACATGCTCAGCTCCCATTCAATAAATTactaatttgatttttttttttttttgtctcacgGAGCGCGCACATAGTCACATTACAATAAAGGGGAGGGGggattcgaacctgggacctattgtccacaatatctccgtcttaaccactagactaagacatcttcggtTTACTAATTTGATGGAAGTACAAACAGAGCGATTCGAGTTCCAGGCTGCAACTCTGTATGATGCAGCACTTGTAGGGAACGTGAATTTACTGATAAATTTGTTACAAGAAGATCCACTCAtcctcgatcgactgagcatTAAAAAACATGAGAATTTCACGCAAACGCCATTACATGTATCTGCTAATCTAGGGCACTGGGAGTTCACAAGCGAGATTCTACGTCGAAAACCTGAAATGGCCGAGGAGCTTGATCACTCAAAAAGATGGTCACCGTTACATATGGCTTCAGTTAAAGGACACTTGGAAATTGTCAAGACTTTGGTTGAAGTGAATCCTAAAATGTGTCTTGTACGTGACCTTGAGGGAAGGAACCCGGTTCATATGGCCGCGATTAATGGTCAGGTTCATGTGCTCCATGAGCTTGTTCGGGTTGTACCACAGGCGGCTAGAGAGCGGACTAGTAGTGGAGAAACTGTGCTTCACTTGTGTGTCAAACACGGTGAGCCAGACGCGCTGAGGTTTTTGGTGAATGAGCTGGATGATGGTGTGTTACTCAACACTAGAAATAGTGATGGTGATACGGTTTTGCACCTCGCAGTTGCGTCTAAACAAGCTGAGGTAAATTCCCACTTCTAACGTTAAAAATATCGGTCTATTTACCATTTGAATAACCTTTTTACTTTAGGTATAAGCATGAGTCGTTCCCTGAACTAGTACTCTTTTCTTTTCAATCGattaactagtgtagatcccgtgcAAATACACGGCATTTTAGAcaataatgtataaaaatgttaAATATTACGGAGTATAGTTTAGTAACATGCTTAAACGGTATAACCGtataagagagaaataaaataattttcaaacaaaaaaagatTGATGTGTAACCTAAACCTAGTTATATAAATTATTTAATAATTAGAAACAGTATTATTATGCTATAATAATAAATTTAATCAACTTGTAGTATTTTtatatcaaaaatagaaaatttaaatTATGAAAAAGATTATgcaaaatatttctcatattatacTGTATTATTAATGCAATTACACCTGTGTAACAAAATCAAAATACTTATTAATGTGGTTTTGCATATAGAAATTAGTAATAGTATCTCTTATTTATGGATAGAAATAATATGACAGAATTGCACTTAGATGGGAAAATTTTTAAGccctcttattcttttagtataaggggattATCCACTAGTCCACtcataattaatttgttagaGTGGGAGCTAAAAAATTTTCCATCTCTTGTAATGTGTAGGTCATAAAATTCTTAACAAAAAACAAGAGAATGAAAGTAAATTTAATCAACGAGAATGGGTTAACAGCAATGGACACCTTGGCTCAAAGCAAAAAGGACACCAATGACAAGTCAATCTACAGTGCCCTAAGAAAGGGACAAGCTATGAAAGCAAAGGAAAAGGAAGCACTAGAGCCTCGAGACAAACACAAACAGCGATTGGATAACCACCGAAATGGGCTAATGGTGGTCGCATCCCTGATAGCAACCATGGCTTTCACAATCGGGATTAACCCTCCAGGAGGAGTATGGCAAGACAACAATGACGGTCACCTAGCAGGCACGGCCATTATGGCAAATGCCACAAAAGGATCTTATAATTCCATCAGCTTATTTTTCAAGGTATTTACACCAGAAACACAGTATGAATTGCTACTAGTAGTGAACACAATAGGATTAGTGTCATCCTTGAGTGTAATCCTACTACTGATAAGTGGACTCCCATGCAAGCGACTTTTCGTAGGGATGCTGATGGTGATAATGTGGGTTGCAGTGACAGCTACAGCATTGTCTTATGTTATCGCGGTTGGCTTCCTAGTGTCTGGTGGAGGGGGCAGTGAAATTTCGCAAGCCATTGCAGTCTCAGTTACTGTTTGGATTATGCTGATGATAGTAATGCTGCTTGCACATGCTTTGCGCTTTATTGTCTGGCTCACCAGGAAGCTATACTCCATATGTGCTAGAGGAAGAGTCTGAGGAGAAGATTACCATTTCGCTCAAGAAGCTCTGttgcagtggcggagccaggaatgTAAGTCAGCAGGGGCGAAAATTTTCAGCGGGGGCGAAACGGTAATATTATAAGGGGGcctcaaaaaaatttgaaaatcttagctaaatatttcgaaattttcGAACGCCAGTGggggcgaccgcccctgctagcccctccCTGGCTCCACCACTGCTCTGTTGTAGGCTATGCTATttgttgctgtcaaaaaaaaaaaaaaaaaaaaaaaaaaaaaaaaaaaattaccttacCGTCAATGGATCTATGTGGCACAGGAGCTCAATTCTTGTATTATGTATTATATCATCGTTTAAGAACCCTCCGATGCCAAGCTAGGAAGCCACAGAAGATATAATTTTGGAGCTATAAGATTACTCATACATTCAACAAACAACCACATAAATCGAAGTTCACATTAGGTTCGTTTTAAACAGATGAACAAATTACACAATAACATCTGATCAAATACTAATAGTTAGACAAAAGAAATTGACATAAAAATCTATCAGGTTACACGGCAGTTCATTTCACTAGAAGAAACCTACCAACATCGAGATCATTCTGAAATTAGGAAATAACGCTCCACAAAGCATACACAGTTGAACATTTAGACCCAAGGTACAATAATACACGGGTTTTTAGTTAACGTCCAGATTAACAAGGAGACGCGATAAGTGCAGAAAAGCAGACGAAGGGTTGTTAAGTACAGCAATTGCTCTTCTGCTCTATAGGCCGCCCCTTCAGTGGAACAGTTCCTCGTGATGACTTATTTGCTGTAGTCTGGTTCCCAACTCtgcatttttcagattttttaAACATTAGCATCCCTAGGATTACACGAGACAATATGAAGCATACCCGCATGCCAATTCCATAAGGTAAATCCAAATTCTACATGTCCTAGCGCCTAGTGGTGGTCGTTTGATTTGCAAGAAATTAGTATTCAAGAGAGTTAACATTTTAAGCTaatcgacaaaaaaaaaaaattgtttggttGAACAATGGAAATGGGGTCCACAAGAACGGAACTCCCTATTAACCACAGGGCCTATGTCAACAACTTCAGCAAGAAACCCATTTAACGAGTTGTGTCAACCACACAAAGTTAAAAACCATCAACAGAACAAATGTCAAATCAGCAGGAGTTTAGAAAGCGTAATTTAACTTACTTTTTCTTAATTTCACCAGCCATAGTCAAGAAAGCCTTCTCAACATTAACTGCATCTTTGGCACTTGTCTCGAGGAATGGAATTCCAAGCTCATCAGCCAAAGCCTGATTATTCAACAAGACAAGAGACTCAAGATAAAGCAGAAAATGCATTACACAATCATCGGCAGATGCGTGTAAATGATGTAAGAGATACATCGGGTCGAGGGACACTATAAAACTATTCTTTTTGTGCCTTCTGCCCATTTTGGTGTTTAGGGGTCCACCATTGTGCATAAAAATGATACGTTCCTCTGTTCCAATCATTTGTTAACCTTTGTTAAATATACCCCTCAcaatgaatataaaaggtaaacaaatgagacGGAAAGAGTACGTGAACCCCGAGTGGTGATGGTGGCTGGATTTTTTAGCAAGTAGAAGAGGATGTTTCACCACACACCTCAGGAGAACTAGGATAGCGGTATTTGAACTACTTTTAAGGAGTACAACATAAAATTTCAAGGGTAAATGACAGGTACCTGTCCCATCTGTGTGTCCACAACCCTGTTCTCCACCAGATCACATTTATTACCAACTAGAAGCTTGCACACCGAGTCATTTGCATATCTATTAATCTCATTTAGCCACTGCTTAACATTATTGAAGCTTTCCATCTCCGTGACATCATAGACAATCTGATCCAATATGATGGAGTTCTCTTTAGTAAATACCAAAAGAAGGTCAAGTATAATACTACAGAATAcatcataaaagcaataaaatccCTAGAAAATATGGACAGAGGAAAGAGTCGAAAGACTGAAACAAAAAAGTTTACAGCACAAAAATGTAAGCAGTTCCAAACAAATGGTGTTGTAAGGTCCCAAAAAACAGTGATCTAAGATTCTAAAGATGGCAATCTTCCAGAACCAAACTCGAAAGCTCGTAAACGAAGGTGTCAACTAGACTAGACAGCTTTTTCTCTTTATGATGATACAAGCAGCAGCCAGTTGCAAAAATAACAAGGACTGAAAACATTAAATTGAAGTGAACCACCTAACCTACAAGGCTATAAGCTTAAAAACAAATATGCAGCAGATAGCTGTCCTTCATCAAGACAATTCAACGAGGGTAGCTTCAAGATTATTTCAAAGTAATTTTGCCACTACGCACGCCAGTAAGTTGTTTGAAAACTGCCTCTCGTCTCTATTATCTAGACAAACAATTCTGGATAACCTACATAACAAGCTTCCCAACAGTGGCTATTGAGTTTTGATCGATTTAAACGAGTTAATGCTTCATCCACCCACTATCGAACAATGTGTCCTCACCCTTTTCACCTCATGCAGAAAACAGAAGTCAGGCTGCTATGCCAAATAACAGCTCATTATTCAGTTTTGGAGATAGGTACGTTCATTACCTAAGAATGAGAAGAACATGGCTACTAAAAAATTTCACACAGCCACAGCTGAGAGACTATCTTACCTAATCAAATTGCAAATATGTGAATGTTTCACTTTCCTAATACTCGAGTACTTCAAGGGGAAATAATAATTTAAGAATAAAAAGGCAAATTCAAATAAGATAAAAACCATGGCAAATATCAGCATTATTAATTTCAGAGCAATAACTTTGTTACTTTCAGCTCATTAAGTAATTCAACTGATACAGAACTTCTGTTCACCTTATATAAAGAATTTACTTACAATAATTCCATGTGCTCCtcggtaatagctgctagttatTGTCCGGAACCGCTCCTGCCCAGCAGTATCCCACTGGAAATAGATAGGTAACCAGATAAATAAACTTAAGCTTGTAGGCAATTCTCAAAGAACAATAGAAATTTAGCATCTATCAATATAATTTTTATAGAATGTTAGGCAATACTTCTACTCAAGCTAACAACAGGTGACAATAGACATAAACCAGAAGAAATTTCATAATTGCTATTCATAGACAATTCTCGTAAAGAAGTAAAATATACCTTTACATTGACGTTTAATCGGTAGGTCAAAGAAGGTTCATTTGATGTTTTCGGGGAACAAGTATACTAAAGAAACAAGAGTAAAAGCCTCACCCCAAACACAAAATCGGAAAGTAGAAAATGGCCACTAGAATACAAGAAACAGGCAACATATTTGCAACTTGACTACTGAGGCAACGTTAATGGGGAAGAAAGTTGACATTTTGTCAACCACAAAGAATTGCCGAAAACATGGACAGGATGCTGGCGGGATAAAAAGTGTTAAAAATCTCTTGTAAACTTAGAGTATTTggtgaaaaaaatgaaaattaacaCAAACTGATCGGGTATACTATTGAGGTTTAAGATGATAAGAAAATTAAGTAATTGAGATTATAAGAAACCTTCGAAAGTCCAATGAGTTGTCCATGAGTTGGCTTTAGAATGTCACGAGACGGTTCGTTATCCTTGGCAACTTATGACTAGTAAGCATAATAATATGAAATCAATTAAAGCATGAAGCATCACAAACTATAAAAATGTAAACCAATTGATAACAAGCACCCAAATGATCAAGACTTGACATGTAATTCAGATTTTCAAACTACCTACATAAAGTATAACCCACAAATGCTCATCAATTCATGATAACAACACAAGCTACAAAATCACGACCACGAGTACAAGACCATGCTCATCCACCATTTTAATCACAAG
Protein-coding sequences here:
- the LOC141622277 gene encoding uncharacterized protein LOC141622277 — encoded protein: MEVQTERFEFQAATLYDAALVGNVNLLINLLQEDPLILDRLSIKKHENFTQTPLHVSANLGHWEFTSEILRRKPEMAEELDHSKRWSPLHMASVKGHLEIVKTLVEVNPKMCLVRDLEGRNPVHMAAINGQVHVLHELVRVVPQAARERTSSGETVLHLCVKHGEPDALRFLVNELDDGVLLNTRNSDGDTVLHLAVASKQAEVIKFLTKNKRMKVNLINENGLTAMDTLAQSKKDTNDKSIYSALRKGQAMKAKEKEALEPRDKHKQRLDNHRNGLMVVASLIATMAFTIGINPPGGVWQDNNDGHLAGTAIMANATKGSYNSISLFFKVFTPETQYELLLVVNTIGLVSSLSVILLLISGLPCKRLFVGMLMVIMWVAVTATALSYVIAVGFLVSGGGGSEISQAIAVSVTVWIMLMIVMLLAHALRFIVWLTRKLYSICARGRV
- the LOC141622278 gene encoding ras-related protein RABD1-like encodes the protein MSNEYDYLFKLLLIGDSSVGKSCLLLRFADDSYVDSYISTIGVDFKIRTIELEGKSVKLQIWDTAGQERFRTITSSYYRGAHGIIIVYDVTEMESFNNVKQWLNEINRYANDSVCKLLVGNKCDLVENRVVDTQMGQALADELGIPFLETSAKDAVNVEKAFLTMAGEIKKKVGNQTTANKSSRGTVPLKGRPIEQKSNCCT